Within Bos indicus x Bos taurus breed Angus x Brahman F1 hybrid chromosome 2, Bos_hybrid_MaternalHap_v2.0, whole genome shotgun sequence, the genomic segment TCTGCGTCTGCAGTTCGAcacccacagattcaaccaaccatggattgtGTAGCACTGCAGAATTGACTGTAGAAAACAGCCagtgtagggaattccctgggggacTCCATGCTTACAGTGCCGGGGGCCCGTGTTTGATCTCTAGTTgagaaactaaggtcccacaagcctCAAGGTGCcaccaagaaaggaaagagaagaaaacaaccaGCGCTAAGTGGATCTGctcagttcaaacccatgttgtatATGTTACACACGCACAACGTCATCCAATTTAGCAGAATCCTAGGTATATGCATTATAAACTGAAAAGTAACAGAAAGAAGTACAccaaaatgttaaatgtttattGCTGAAAAAAACGTTTATGGATGATGGTATTTTaggcatttttttgttttctattttatacctttgtgtatttttcatgttttcttcagTAAGCAGGCATTACTTTTATAGTCCAGATAAAAAATATCAGCATTTTAAAAGAGAGCATGGGATTCAGACTTAGAAGATTAGGTTAGATTTGGATTTAGACTTAATTTTGTGTTCTAGTTCTCACAGCAGTTTGTTGACGTCAGTGGACTTTGGTTTTCTCGCCTCCAGAATGAGAGTGTTAGTGCTTGTCCTGTGTACTTGGTAAAGGGTTCAGTGATGACAGTGAGATCCAAGTAGGCTAGAATACGGTGGAAACTGTCAGATGTCACACACACCTGTCACTCTGTAGTAATACAGCTCCTTCTTTTGTAAAAAGTCAGACCAGACCGTGTAACAAGGGAAATTCTGTGTGAATGCTGTGTGTTTGATTTGCTGGAAGTGGCATTCGTGAACAGCAGTGTGCCACTCGCTGCCTCTGTAGGCGGTAGTGTGCCAGGGGAAGCCCACTGTGCTCCCTTTATGCAGAGATAAGAGTGTTGAGAGTGATGGGGTATATTCCAAGGAAAGTATGAGGAGTGAGTCAGATGGATCCTGAGCACGGCGTGGGTTAGAACAGGCTGCAAAGAACACAGGCCTGACTCAAATCTGTCAAGTTTTGTTAGaatatttgtgtaatatttctccaaagatcagtgaaaatagaaggggaagttGGATTGTGTGCTCATTAACAGGATTCATGTCTCTTCTCTCACGTGTAATGTGAGTGTCTAGTCccactattttttaatattaaaaaatagtggcagcatgtgggatctagttccccgcccagggatcgaacccagatcccTTACCTTGGGAGCACAGTGTCTTACCCACCTGACCACCAGGCAGTCCCTGGTCCCACTATTAAGGAGTACAGGGAAGACTAATTTTGTTCTAGTGGGATTTAGGCCAGGTCCCCTTTTGGGTAAGGTAAATACGTGCTTGCATTTAGAAGGAAGAGTGTTAGGTTAGCTATTAGGGTGtgttctctcttcttctcccctTTGCTCCTGAGCACATTGCCTGGAAATGTTGCTTTTGGTCAGATCTCTTCATTAACACACACTCCTCGTGCATCCCAAGACAGGTGTGGTGTGGTAGCCTCCTGTATTTGTGCAGCAACACTCCTCGTGCATCCCAAGACAGGTGTGGTGTGGTGCCTCCTGTATCTGTGCAGCTGTCTTTCCCAAAATGTCCTGTGCAGCGATGGCCTTGGCCCCTTCCATTTCCCTCGTCTCTTTCCTTTAGGAGACAGCAGTATGTTGGGAAGCTCAAATTTGCCTCCTTGGAATTTTCCCCTGGATCCAAGAAGTTGGTTGTGGCCACAGAGAAGAATGTGATTGCAGCACTGAATTCTCGGACTGGGGAGATCTGTGAGTGGACTGGGTAGATGGGTAGCTGGGGGTGGCGTGGCTGCGCTTAGTGAGTCCAGCATGTCCCGTGGCCGGCAGCGTCTGCCTGGCTGATACCCCACCCCTGGGGACAACATGGCCGAAAGCTGCGTCCTTTACTGGatttggatcatttatttttcagttttgccatcttagaaatatttaatatattctcaTAACTGGCCTTTGAGTTTACTTCCTTAGCCCGCGTCCTGACTATTCTTAAGTAAGATATTGCtgcaaaaaacacattttttgatTAAGATTTTACAGTAAAGCTTTGGATGTCCCCCGTTTCCCCACCTCCAGTCATTTATATCACTTTTGTGGATGTTTTTAGGTATTAAAATCATGGAAATGTGATTTATAATCACTGCTTTGCTTGTGAGTCATAGAGATTTTGTGAATTTTGTCTTTGTCCGTTTATCTGTGtggttgggtggggtggggatgggaagaGTGTGGTCTCAGATCGGCACAGCGGTGGCTCCCCTCGTTACCCCGGGAGTGGGGGTGGGTCACTGCCAGCTGGCAGTAATCCTCCCCTCCCTGGAATAAAATGAGGCACTTCTGTGCGCACAAAGGCTTGCGCGGTTCTCTCCCGAGCGCCTTCCTGGATGCCTCGCCAGGAACGCGTCCTGATAACGTCATAGTAACGTCGTCACAGTAACGTCCGACTCTCCTGTCTCTCAGTGTGGCGCCATGTTGACAAGGGCACAGCGGAAGGGGTGGTGGATGCCATGCTGCTCTACGGACAGGGTAGGTAGAGCCCGGCTTGTCCCTGTGACGGCGTcagctccctctcctctccccttggTTCCTTCCTTTGTTCAGGGTCTGGGAGGGAACGGAGTAGGGGCGTTCCCAGCAGGAAAGGACAGGTGCAGTTTCTATCTGCACTTGTACGCAGGAGGCGAGGCCACTGGTCACAGGCCCTGGGAGGCTCCAGACGGCGCGGCAGTTTGGGGATGACCTCATGTGGTCTTTTCTCTTCCAGATGCAATCACTGTGTCCAATGGAGGCCGGATCATGCGCTCCTGGGAGACGAACATTGGGGGCCTGAACTGGGAGGTTACCCTGGACAGTCGCAGGTAGAGGGAAAGAAGCTGAATTTCATCTTGCTCTGGTTAAAGGCTTCGCTGGAACACAGATTCTATGTAGACAGCAATTCTGGGCCTTTGGGCTTTTTTGCCCAGGGGGAAAAAACCACAGAAGAGCCAGAGAGCATCAAATGTCCATTCTTGATGTCTTGAGGTCATGGGACACGTGCTTACTCAGCCACCGTTTATTGAGCTCGTGTTGGAGGCAGAGTGCCATGCTAGGGGCAGTGTTCATTTCTGGTATCGATTGCTTTTCCTAATCTGACCACGACATGAGAGCTTTGCAATGTTCTAggtaagagaaagtgaaagtgaaagtcagtcatgtcctactctttgcgaccctgtggactgtagtccgccaggctcctctgaccatgggattctccaggccagtatactggaaagggttgccattttctcctccaggagatcttcccgacccattgcacccgggtctcctgcattgcaggcagattctttaccaactgatctactAGGGAAAGAAGATTCTAGATATGAGGATGGAGAATACAATTtcctgtgttttaattttatgtttaaaaacaatttgcACTACTGTTTCAGCTGCGTCTCGCTAAAGTTGTTTAAATGATGGGGTTGGTTGCGTTAGGTTATGTGTCTTCTGATGGTAATTTATTGGGTAAGGGCTTGGGGATGCCCCAGGCAGTGGGAATCCACTGTGAATGTGAAACAGTTTCCACCATCAAGTAACCTCTTGTGTTGGGTGAGGCGGGCCTGCAGCCTGCTAATGACAGCTGTCTGGTGGCTGCTGTGGTGGAGGGTTGGCCTGGTTACTGTGAAGTCCCGGGGAAAGAAAGGAGCAGCCCTCAGGAGAGTCGGCGAGTCTCAGGGAAACGGCAGAGTCGAGTGGCTGAAAATACAGTCGCTCAGGTCAGCCAGTGGGAAGCAGAGCCAGGCTCGGTGCGGACGCGGCTGAGCCCAGAGCCTGTTCCGTCGCCTCCTGAGGTGGCGGTTGTGTCCCGGACCGTCCGGCCTGAGGCTCGGGAGTCTCTGGGCTACGCTCACCCCTGTTCCTGTGCTCAGTCTCCAGGCGCTGGGGCTGGTCGGCCTGCAGGAGGCCGTGAGGCACGTTGCGGTCCTGAAGAAGACCACCCTTGCCCTCCTTCACCTCTCCAGCGGGCACCTGAAGTGGGTGGAACACCTCCCGGAGAGGTAAGGCTGCCTTCCCCCGGGTGGTGGCCGCCGCCTCCTGCTCTGTACCAGCCCGTCTTTCTCCTTGAGAGTTGAAGCATTTGAATCCTGTGTGGGGTCTGGGGCTCACTAGCCTCTGGGCCTGCACTCCAAGGCTGTGGCTGCCTCTGGAGTTTCCTTTGCAGTGAGGAGAAGACTCTCCACCTGGGCCCAAGAGCCAGTCGAGCGAGGGGAGTGGCTCACTCAGTTTGTCAGGGACCCAATGCTCAGATTCCTAAGGGGCCGACTGCATAGCATCTGTGTGCGGAGCAGGCCGGGTGGGGAATGTTGGGAGCCGCAGTGTGCCCGGCCCGCCTCAAGGGGGCAGCCTTACTCAGCTGACCGTGCCCTGTATAGTTAGGCCTAGCATCATCACATcccaactttttaaagaaaagctagaAATCTTACTGTTACATGCTGATCTCAGTTCTAAATGTTGACaacaaattcaaattaaaaaaagaaaactaagccaAACAAAACTTCACTGAGGCTGCTAGTTTGTGACCTCTGGCTCAGTCCCTGGCGGCCGGGCTTTGGACCCCCGAGGGTGGTCCTGTTCTGTGGCTAAAGCTGAGGCTCCCtgctcttccttccctctctcagtGACAGCATCCACTACCAGATGGTGTATTCCTATGGCTCGGGGGTCGTGTGGGCCCTCGGAGTCGTCCCCTTCAGCCACGTGAACATTGTCAAGTTTAACGTGGAAGATGGAGAGATCGTTCAGCAGGTGCGGTCCGGCTGCAGCCTCGGGCATCATGGAGGGGGTGGGTTCAGCCCTCCTTTGCACTGGGGACTGGGGGCCTCGGCCAGGTGAACGCCGGAGCCACGCGTGGTCCCTGCTTCCGGGCAGAGGGCTGCCTTCTGCTGTCAGAGCCCGCACGTGTGCACATGGCGCGCTCTCGGTGGCTAAAGACACGGCTGTGTAGATCTGCTCGCGGCCTGCATGATCTCACAAGGTGGTACTGAAGGTGACGATATGAACCCGCGAATGACAGACGCAGTGGAGGAGTGCCGATCGGAAGGGCCAAGCATGCTGCcctgcagccccagccctgccGGCACCGTGGCTGCGGCTGCCCTGCTGCACCTGCGATGTTGGGGCAGAGAGAGGTGATTTCTACGCTCAGTGCTCAGAACAGCAGGTGCTAAGAGTGGACTGCGGGCAGATTCACCAAGACAAGAAAAGAGTGTCCAGTATTGAAGAGGGCCTGGTTTAGCTTTCAGACTACCAGAAGGATCTTCTCCAGCTGTGGAGCTCTCGGAGACCGGGAGGGGTGGGAAGGTCTCCTCCTCAGTCCCCGAGGAAGAACCTTTGAGCTGAGATCCTCCCCTGGGATCTGGTGGTGACGGCTGGTGCACTAAGAGCGAAATGTGAGGATCCCCAGGAGTCTCCCGTTCTCTCGTCTCTCGTGTAGGTCAGGGTGTCGACCCCCTGGCTGCGGAGTCTCACCGGGGCCTGCGGTGTGGTGGACGAGGCTGTCCTGGTGTGCCCCGACCCGAGCTCGCGGTCCCTCCAGACCTTGGCCCTGGAGACGGAGTGGGAGCTGAGGCAGATCCCGCTGCAGGTGAGAGGCTGGAGCTGCTTCCCCAGCCCAAGGTGCTGCCTTGGCCGTTGGGAAAAGCCTTTCTCCCAGGCAGCCCCTTTGAGGATTGGCCTCTGGCAGAACTGGAATGAGGGCAGACGAGCCACTCTCCTCCTTTGGGAGCCTGAATGGGAGCTTCCGGAGCCCCGTGCTGAGGCCTCGTTCCTTTCACTGGCAAAGGGGGCAGAGGCCGCCAGCCTGGATGGTCCATCCCCTGTCCTCTCCTGGCCCTCAGCCTCTTCCTTCTTGTCTCCCAGTCTCTCGACCTAGAATTCGCAAGTGGATTCCAACCCCGCGTCCTGCCCACACAGCCCAGCCCGGTGGGTCCTTCTCGGGCGCAGTTCTTCCTGCAGTTGTCCCCAAGCCACTATGCGCTGCTGCACTACCGCCACGGCACCCTGGATCTGCTTAAAAACTTCCCGCAGGTAACTGCAGGCGGGTGTGCTGGGATGCAGGGGGATCTCTCTGAGGCCTGGATGCTGGAAGTCCCAGCCTTTGAATCTGGAGGTACTTACTCAAGACAGAAGACCTCTTTGCATGAGTGTTTTGAGAGGGGTTAGCCTTAGAGTAGGAATGGAATACTTGGTTCTTTTGAGAGTTACAGAGGATTTTGAGAGTAAAAGTGGTACCTTCCTGAACCCACGGGAGAGAGGGCACGGTAATTAGAATTTCCCTATAGATGCGAAGAGCAGCATTGAGCTTGCCTGTATTGGAGCTCAGGCAGGGCCTGGCTCAGCTGTGGGTGTGGTGGGGCCTCTCTGCTCTCAGTGCTCTGGCCATCATCCTCCAAACTTGGGAGCATTTTTAACTCCAAGGCCAAGGGTTCTTCCGGTGGAGGCGACCCTAAGGCTGCTGGCCAGGACAGGCCCTGTTTAGGAACTGACGCCTGACTCTACCCCAGGCTGCCCTGGTGAGCTTCGCCACCACCGGAGAGAAGACAGTGGCTGCAGTCATGACCTGTCGGAACGAGGCAGTGAGTGTTGGGAATAACAGCGTTTGGccacatgcgggatcttagttccctggctagggatcgaactcatgccccctgtGGCGGAAGCACTGAATCTTAACtgctggaatgccagggaagtcccagggtttTCTTTGCTTATCTTTGCTGGAAGCCCTGAGAACCAAAAGTTTGGGCATGTTCACCTGGTCGCTTTGAaccggggcgggggggtgggggcaggggctgttGAGCAGCCCTCACTTCACCTGTAGGCTCTGTGTGCACCTCTTTGTGCCCAGGAATGGGACGCCCTCACAGTCCTCTGGGGCTGTTCCGGGTTGTGTGGGGGGTGTgggtggagatgggggtgggattTGCCCTCTCCCAAGGGCTGAGATCTGGAGGTAGGAGCTTCATTCTCATGGCTGGGAGGTGACCCTCTGGCTGtattttctccttctgtccttCTCGTTTCCATAGCAGAAGCCCAGCATTTCTGAAGATGGGTCACCTGGGAGCTTTTCGGAGAAGCCTGGCCCCCAGGTAGGTGTGGCCCTGGGCGGTGCGCCAGCCCTGTGTGTGGGCGGGGCGGGCCCCAGCGAAGCTGGAGGAGCAGTCAAGCCTGGGAGTGGGTCTCCTCGAGGTCCCAGCCTCAGATGGAGTTTTCTAAGTTTTGTAAATTAAACCGTGTTTCTCTTGATCTTTTTCAATTGGGAGATTAGAAAGTAGAACTCCTAGAACCTATTCTTAAGCGCGTTCTCCTCTGGGCCTCCGCCTCCTCGTGTCTTGTGGGCTCCCCGCTGGCAGAGTTGAGGGTTAGTCTGAGCAGCTGCCCTGAAGCAGAGTGTGGGGTGCTGGCCGGAGGCACAGGTTTGGGTCGTGGCTTCCGTTTCCTGAGCTTTTCCCAAGGCGGGTGTGCTTTCCCTGCCTGCGGTTTTGCTAGTCACTCTTTGGGAAGTCTCTCTCCACTCCTTGCTTCTTCTGGAGTAAGTGTGTATAGTGgttgtagttttatttattcactcacgCACCTTATTTCTGCCTTAGGATTTAGCTTTGCCCTTTGGCCTGGGTCCTTCTCCAGGATgttgccccccctccccccagccccacccagatTCTTGGACTTCCTTTGGGGGACTTTGCTTTGGGGGACTCCTGTAGCTGACCCATGCGGTCTGTTCCCTAGGACTCGCTGGCGTGCTTCAACCAGACCTACACCATTAACCTCTACTTGGTGGAGACAGGCCGGCGGCTGCTCGACACCGCGATCACCTTCAGCCTGGAACAGAATGGCACGCGGCCCGAGCGGGTGAGTCGGGGCCTGCGGGCTGCTCGGCCTGGGGCTCTCTTTCCTTGGTCCCAGCCGTGCGCTGTAGTCCTACCTGAGCCACTGGCTGGTCAGAAACGCCTATGACTACCAGCAAGAGAAGTGCCGCTTAGGCCAGGTTGTCAGCGTGCCGGGCTCCACGCTAAGCTGTTTACTCACTCGCTGATGGACTCGTCCTCCCGataagggccttccctggtggtccagcggtgaagactgtgctcccagtgcagggggcctgggttcaatccctggtcagggaactagatccacatgccagaactaaagatcccacgtgtggCAACAAAGGTCCCCAGTCCCATAGCTAAGATGGGGTGCAGgtaaataaacactaaaaaacGTATCCTCCCGGTAGTCTTTCGATTACCACTGCCCTATCCTTATAAATAAGGAAGCCGTGCCTGGTGAGGTTCAAGATGCCGTCgctgcccagccctgcctctgtgCACGTCCAGTGGTGTTCCTCAGCCTCCCTGGGCGGCTGCTGCTTGGTCTACTCCGGGCCTCCTGCTCGCTTTGTGGTGTGTGATCGGTGCATAATGAATGATCGGGTAGCCGAGAAGGTGTCAGGTTCCTCCGTAGAGAGGACCCGAGCTACCTGCTCTTTTGCTCTGTCAGCTCCTAAGGATGCACGGTGTCTATAAGTGGAGTCCAAGAAACGCTGTGTGCTTTGGACACACGGGGACGCCGTGGCCTGACCTCTGACCACTCCTCATGCTTTGAATCTCAGGGTCTGGGCTCTGAGAGGTGTCTGGATCCCCGCTGACTGCAGGGGTCTTGACTCTTTGGTTGACAGCTGTACATCCAGGTCTTCTTGAAGAAGGATGACTCCGTGGGCTACCGGGCCTTGGTCCAGACAGAGGATCACTTGCTGCTTTTCCTGCAGCAGCTGGGTGAGTGGGCATCACTCAGCTCCTGTTTGTGGGCCTGCCCGTGAGTTGCATTCAGACCCTTCATCTGGGGCTGTGGCCAGGcttctgggaaagattcaggtGTAGTGTATCCTGCCTATTTTTCCCAGAGCCCTAGGTGACCTGCCTTTGAATACTTCCTTAGCACTCCTGGGCGGGAGACAGAACTCTCCCCACTTCAtctcagcccccagccccgccgCTTCTCTTTTTGGCCCGAGAGCGGGGGTGGCTCTGAGCCTCCGAGAAGGGTCCCTTCAGGGGACGGCGGAGGCGGGCCTGACTCTGGTGGCCTTGGCTCCTGCAGCAGGGAGGGTGGTGCTGTGGAGCCGCGAGGAGTCCCTGGCCGAGGTGGTGTGCCTGGAGATGGTGGACCTGCCACTGACCGGGGCACAGGCGGAGCTGGAAGGGGAGTTTGGCAAGAAGGCAGGTAGGAACGGGGGGCCGGGAGGCAGAGCTGCCAGTGGGGGCTCTGGGGCCGCTggcacccccctccctccccgggCTTCGGGCGCGGCCGCTCTGCCGGCCTGCTCTGAACTCACTCTGCGCCCCGTCTCCCGTGCGTTTGTGGCCCTGTGGCTTATGGGCCCACTCCTCTCCGAAAGGAGCGACATGTGACTCTTTCtagggaaagaccctgatgaaaaGAGTCTTAATGTAGCATCGTCATAGCTGCTGTTGTTTGAGGACCTGAAGTCTGTCAAGCACCTTGTCAGGCACTGTATAGCTGTTGTCCCCAAAGCAGGAGTCCCACCTTTCCAGAGAGACGTGACTGGGCGGGCCAGGTTCTGTGGGGATAGGCCGGTGCCCTCCGAACCCGGCCGCGGTCCCAGACCCAGGGTGAACTTGGTTCACTCTCCCCTGGTTCCGTCCTGCCCCCGCCTCCCTCCATCCGTTCGCCCGGCCAGCCGGGTGGTGTTTGCTGGGAGCCTGCTCGGGGCCAGCTGCCCTGCTAGGCTCCGCAGGTGTGCTCAAGCCGAGGATTAATGTGCCTTTACTGTTTATTTCCGCTGCCTGGATCCAGCCATCCAAGGTAAAACCTGCTTCCCGCTGCCTGGTTGCTTGTTGCCTGCCCCACGGCTGGCTTTCTCCGTCGTTTGTCCCCTGGACTTGCCTCGGTGAGGTGTGCACCGCGCGTGCGTGGGCTGCTTGCCTGTGCCTTGCCCCGTGTGCCCATCGCTTCTCTCCCTCGAGCCGGGGCTGATGGACATTGGCCCAGAAAAGGCGCTGCTCTTGCCCGTGAGCGCCCTGCACCCCGCCCGGGGAGATCCCGGGGCCCTCACGAGGTCTGGTCTCGGCATCTTTCCCGTGAGCGCCCTGCACCCCGCCCCGGGGAGATCCCGGGGCCCTCACGAGGTCTGGTCTCGGCATCTTTCCCATGAGCGCCCTGCACCCCGCCCGGGGAGATCCCGGGGGCCCTCACGAGGTCTGGTCTCGGCAGCAGCCCGGTGGGTGctgtgccattttacagatggggagctGGGGGCTGCGAGGTGAAGCACGTTTCCCAAGGTTGTTGTCTGATtcctcagtcgtggccgactctgtgcgaccccgtggactgcagcccgcctggctcctctgtccacggggtgtcccaggcaagagtgctggagtgggtgccgtttCCATCTCCAAGGTCGCCCAGCCTGTAGGCAGTGCAGCTGGGATGTGCGTCCCGGCTGCCGACTCCGAGGCCTGGCTTCTCACCGTGCTGCCTTGCTGCGGTGACCGGTCTCGTCTCCAGAGGAGATTTGAGGGTGGTGGTCTCGTGGATGGAGGAAGGGGCGGAGTCAAAGGGAGCCCTGGGAGCGGGCTGCAGGGAGGTCTGTTGGGAGCAGGTTGAGCAACTGACAACGTAGGCCTGAAGCCGCGAGAAACAGAAGTACCAGTTGATGGCACACACACGTGCACCCCGGCACCCCCACAGCCTGCCCTCGTCTGGCTTTGTCACGGCGCCCGGGAGCCTTCTGCTGGCCGTTCTGGATGTGGGCTTGTGGTGGAGATGTTTGTGGCACGGCTGCACCCTGCATGGCTGCCCCCTGCCTCTTAGCCTCCTGTCCCGAGATTGCAGGCAGGTGGCGTGCTGAGAGCCCCGTGAGTAGGCCTTAGAAGTTCCCGCACGGCTGTGCCTGAGTGTGGGGCTGTTGGCATCGGACACAGGACTGCTCCCTGGGCTCGTGACCTGGGGTGTGGACCACACGAGTGCTGTGGAGGAGGGAGAGCCCTCCTTAGGGGGAGCAGGTGCCCCGTCGCCGGGAAGCCCCACTCCGCCGAGGAGAGAGCATGAGCCGCGGTCCCTTTTCCTTGACACCAGACGGCCTGCTGGGCATGTTCCTGAAGCGCCTGTCCTCCCAGCTCATCCTGCTGCAGGCCTGGACCTCCCACCTCTGGAAAGTGTTTTACGATGCGCGGAAGCCCCGGAGCCAGATCAAGAACGAGATCAACATTGACACTCTGGCCAGGGATGAATTCAACCTCCagaagatgatggtgatggtgacggCCTCGGGCAAGGTGAGCCCTTCAGAGGCCCCGGGAGCGGGACAGGAAGGCCGGGGCGGGAGCTGGGGCTGGTTCTGGTTTTCAAGGACAGAAGTAGTTCTGGGTCAGCCTTTCTGGTAGTGAGCCCGGTGTTTCTCTGGCAGCTTTTTGGCATCGAGAGCAGCTCTGGCACCATCCTGTGGAAACAGTATCTCCCGAACGTCAAGCCGGACTCCTCCTTTGAGCTGACGGTCCAGAGGACGACTGCCCACTTCCCCCACCCGCCCCAGTGCACGCTCCTGCTGAAAGACAAGGTGAGCCTCTGCCGCACCTCTGAGCCCGTGGGGGCGCGGTTTTGTGTTTTGTAACTCTAGCTGGGCCTTGGGGATTCTCTGAGAGTTACATACAGAGACTCAGGGCTTAGAGCTCTGTTTTCTTGCGGTTTTTTGCCTGAGTGCCCCTTCTCCCCCACCAGGGGTGGTGGTGGCCGAGGAGGAAGTGGCTGTAGCGTAGGTGGGATGTTACCAGGCCCCTAGTAAGCCGGCCCTGTTTCTCCCAGACACAGGTGGGTGTCGGTACCTAGTGGGCAGCTGGCTCTTCTCCCGGGGATGGAGGGCAGGACGCCAGCTGTTCTTGCCTCTGCTTCCCAGCGAGCAGATGGCTCTTTGCAGATACATTCTGCCGTCATTGGAAAGGGGGCCTGGTAGACATTTCGTTTGTTCCTCAGCGTGACCCATTCTTAGATTTGGAGCTAGAGGCGGTTAAACTTTTATCCTTTTGACACATCAGCCGTCAGACGCTTTCACCTTCAGCCAAAGCTTTTGTTTTCCACAAGGCAGGGAAAGACTGGGGGATCCCCGAGGCTGAGCTCCGGTCCCCAGCTCCTTAGGATTTGCAGTCTTTTCCTGTTGGTGGAGGCTGAGCATTGCTTGCCCTTTCAGGAGACGGGAATGAGCTCGCTGTATGTCTTCAACCCCATTTTTGGGAAGTGGAGCCAGGTGGCCCCCCCCGTGCTGAAGCGCCCCGTCTTGCAGTCTCTGCTCCTGCCCATCATGGATCAGGACTATGCCAAGGTGCTGTTGCTGATAGACGACGAGTACAAGGTACGCGTCTGCAGAGGCTGCAGGAACCacccgccacccccgcccccgccgtcgatgggtgggggcagggtgctcACACAGCGGCTCGTGGGCCCCAGGTGGGCGC encodes:
- the EMC1 gene encoding ER membrane protein complex subunit 1 isoform X4, yielding MAAASVSRLWLWAALLVPAAAVYEDQVGKFDWRQQYVGKLKFASLEFSPGSKKLVVATEKNVIAALNSRTGEILWRHVDKGTAEGVVDAMLLYGQDAITVSNGGRIMRSWETNIGGLNWEVTLDSRSLQALGLVGLQEAVRHVAVLKKTTLALLHLSSGHLKWVEHLPESDSIHYQMVYSYGSGVVWALGVVPFSHVNIVKFNVEDGEIVQQVRVSTPWLRSLTGACGVVDEAVLVCPDPSSRSLQTLALETEWELRQIPLQSLDLEFASGFQPRVLPTQPSPVGPSRAQFFLQLSPSHYALLHYRHGTLDLLKNFPQAALVSFATTGEKTVAAVMTCRNEAKPSISEDGSPGSFSEKPGPQDSLACFNQTYTINLYLVETGRRLLDTAITFSLEQNGTRPERLYIQVFLKKDDSVGYRALVQTEDHLLLFLQQLAGRVVLWSREESLAEVVCLEMVDLPLTGAQAELEGEFGKKADGLLGMFLKRLSSQLILLQAWTSHLWKVFYDARKPRSQIKNEINIDTLARDEFNLQKMMVMVTASGKLFGIESSSGTILWKQYLPNVKPDSSFELTVQRTTAHFPHPPQCTLLLKDKETGMSSLYVFNPIFGKWSQVAPPVLKRPVLQSLLLPIMDQDYAKVLLLIDDEYKVTAFPATRNVLRQLHELAPSIFFYLVDADQGRLCGYRLRKDLTTELSWELTIPPEVQRIVQVKGKRSSEHVHSQGRVMGDRSVLYKSLNPNLLAVVTESTDVHHERTFIGVFLVDGVTGRIVHSSVQRKAKGPVHIVHAENWVAYQYWNTKARRNEFTALELYEGTEQYNATAFSSLDRPQLPQVLQQSYIFPSAISAMEATITERGITSRHLLVGLPSGAILSLPKALLDPRRPEIPTEQSREENLIPYSPDVQIHAERFINYNQTVSRMRGIYTAPSGLESTCLVVAYGLDIYQTRVYPSKQFDVLKDDYDYVLISSVLFGLVFATMITKRLAQVKLLNRAWR